The Sulfurospirillum sp. UCH001 genome segment GAGCGTAAATTTATCGAGCAAAAATTACATCATGCTGCTTATTATGATTCGCTAACAAATCTGCCAAATCGCTTGCTATTATCCGATAGACTTGAACAAGCCATTATTCATACAAAACGCCATCAGTCCTCTATGACAGTTATTTATCTGGATATTGATGAGTTTAAAGAAATTAACGATAAATATGGTCATGATATAGGCGATAAAGTATTGAAATTATATGTACAGCGTTTAGAAAGAGTTCTAAGAGAAGAAGATACTCTTTCAAGGCTTGGCGGTGATGAGTTTGTCATTATTTTACAAAATGTTAAAGAGACTGAACATATCAAATCAACGTTAAATAGAATATTGCATGTCACTACGCAACCTTTGAAAATTGAAGAACACAATTTAAAAATATCTGCAAGTCTTGGTGTTACATTCTATCCTCAAAATGAAGAGATAGATGCAGATCAATTATTACGTCAAAGTGACCAAGCTATGTATCATGCAAAGCAATTGGGGAAAAATCGATATCATATTTTTGACTCGAACCATGATAAAGCAATGCGTACACATTATGAAAAGATTGAGTGTGTTAGAAAAGGGTTGAAAAATCAAGAGTTTATTTTATATTATCAGCCTAAAGTCAATATGCGAACAGGTAATATATTTGGTGTCGAAGCATTGATACGTTGGCAGCACCATGAACATGGATTTTTGCCACCAGGAGCATTCTTACCAGATATTCAAAGTCATCCAATAATTGTTGAACTAGGAACATGGGTGTTGGAAAAAGCAATGCAGCAAATTGAGGATTGGCATCTACAAGGAATTCACCTACCTATTAGCGTTAATATCGATAGTATGCAACTTCAACAACGCAATTTTATGGAAATAGTGCAAACACTTCTTCAGCGCTACCCCAACGTACAAAAAGGTGACATAGAGTTTGAAATTCTTGAAACAAGTGCATTAGAAGATGTTACTTTAGTCTCCGAGATTATAAGTCAATGCCAAAATTTAGGAATTCATTTTGCATTAGATGATTTTGGAACAGGGTATTCTTCACTGACCTATTTAAAAAGACTCCCTGTTAAGACACTCAAAATTGATCGAAGTTTTATTCATGATATTTTAAACGACCCAGAGGATTTAGCGTTGATTGAAGGTATTTTAGAATTATCACGAACATTTCATAAAGATGTAATTGCTGAGGGGGTGGAAAGTCTTATGCACGGATCAGTGTTATTGAGTATGGGATGTGAAAATGCACAAGGATATGCAATTGCAAAACCAATGAGCCCTGAAGAAATCGTTGAATGGATGGCTGATTGGAGATCACCAAAAGAATGGACAGATCCAGCAGATATTTTATAAAAAATGAGTTCTTTTAAATAGATTACAACAAGGAGATAAAATTAAATGTAAAATCACGTTTTTATATCATAATTATCAAATTACTATCTAATCTTTTAATACACCATCTTACAAATAGACATTCTATCTTTCTTCCAAAATTTTTTCATTATATTTTTAGTGTTATCGTAGTGACCTTACGATGTAGACAAAATCGTAAGCAAACAATAATCCGTTATTAGCTTAATAATAATGTTTAGTTTTATGTACTTTTTTTGCAATTACTATCCCCTCTAATGTTCTAAATAGCCTTTATTTAGGCTTTTCTACAAACCTTCAGTATAAGAAGTAACAATCTTTATCTCGAAAGTACAAAATTCTTCATATCTCACATTAAATATCACAGTTAGTTATTAAAATTAAGTCAGAAATAAAAAACCATTTCAAAAAGGAGTTACACAATGAGTCAAGAGACTATGTCCAGAAGGGATGCTCTAAAATTCGGTATGATGGGTGCTGGCGCAGCAATGCTTGCTGCATCAAATGCAATGGCAGCAGCCCCAACAGAAAAAGATGTTAAATTTGATGAAGAGTATGATGTTATTGTTATTGGTTCAGGATTTGCAGGTTTAGCTGCAGCAGCAAAAGCAGCTGAGAGAGGTTATAAAATTCTTATTCTCGAAAAAATGGGTCGTGTGGGTGGTAACTCTGCTATCAACGGTGGTGCTTTCGCTGTTCCTATGAATAAAGATCAAAAACAATTTGGCATCCAAGACTCTAAAGAACTCTTTATTAAAGATGCACTCAAAGCAGGTCTTGGTATTAACCACGTTGAGATGTTAGAGTTGATCGCAGATCGTGCGCAAGAAGTATTTGATTTTACCGTAAAATGCGGTGCAAAATACCAAACAGGTAAAAAACCAACCCATTTTGGTGGCCACTCAGTGGCTAGAACCATTGTTACTGAAAACATGAGTGGTTCTGCAATCATTCAACCAATGGCTGCATTTGTTGAGAAACTTCCAGGTTGTAAACTATTAACCCGTGCAAAAATGGACGACTTTGTTATGAGCAATGATGGTACAACGGTTATTGGTGTCACTGCTCGTATTAACTACCGTTTTGACAATAAACTTTATAGTGATGACCGCGATAATAAATCAGGCGAGAAAAAAGTGTACCGCGCGAAAAAAGGTGTTGTTTTAGCGAGTGGTGGTTTCTCTATGGATAAAGATTTTAGACAAATTCAAGACCCACGTATGACCCCAGATATGGACGCAACAAACCACGATGGTGCAACAGCGGGCGCACTTCTTAAAGCATTCCAAATTGGAGCACTTCCTGTACACATTAGCTGGATTCAAGAAGGTCCATGGGCAAGCCCAGATGAGAGAGGTTTTGGCGTAGCACCTCTTCTTACTCAACAAGGTTTATTTGTAAAAGGTATCGCTGTTGATATTAGAAACGGTAAACGTTTTATGAATGAAATGGCAGATAGAAAAACAAGAGCGGACGCTGAATACGTCATCTTAAGAGAAGCGCCAAAAGCATACCCAGTTGCTATTGGTACGTACAATACATTTGATGAGCAAATCTTTGCAGCGATTGACAAAGGTCTTCAAGGTGGCGTTATGAAAAAATTCGATACCATCGATGCTTTGGCTGCAAATTACAAAATTCCAGCAGATGCCCTTAAAGCAACTATTGCAAAATACAATGAAGATGCTAAAAACGGTGTAGTAGATGAATTTAAAAAACAAACACTTGCTGATATGAAGGGTAAAGAGTGTATTGAAATGAAAGGACCATTCTATGCGATTCGTTTGGTTCCAAAACCTCACCATACAATGGGTGGTCTCAAAATCAATACAAAAGCACAAGTTATCTCTGCTAATACTAATAAACCAATCCCAGGTCTTTTTGCAGCAGGCGAGGTTACAGGTGGTACACATGGAGCGAGTCGTTTAGGTAGTTGTGCGATTGCGGACTGTTTAGTATGTGGTTTTGTTGCAGGAGAAAACATCTAATCATGCGTAACAAAAAAACTCTTTTAGCATTAGGGTTTTTTCTCATTCTTGGTGTGGCGTCTTTAGTGGGGAGTGAAGTGAAAGCTTCCTCTCCTCAGATGAACATCACTCCTGAAATGAAAGAAAAATTCCCTATAAAGCCTCATCATGCCAAGTTATCGTTTAAATGTACGGATTGTCATGAAGGTCAAGGGGATGACCCAGAAAATTTTAAAGCGATTGAAGATAAAGGGTGTTTGTCTTGCCATAAAACAAAACAGTATTTGGCAGATAGACTGAAATTTATGGATGCGTTGCATACCAATCCACATAACTCTATTCACGATGGACCAAAACTCTATTGTGATGAGTGTCATTTTGAACATAAAAAGTCTGACAATATGTGCTTAAGCTGTCACAGCAACGATGTAAAACTTTGGATGAGGGAGACACCATGATGAAAAAACTATTTCTCCTCATCAAAAGCAATATTTTGCTCACAGCATTAGTAGGCGTTTTTATTGGATTACTGTGTTCGTGGATTTTATATGAAGGTCTTCATAGAACCAGTGATGATAGATTTTGTATCGTTTGTCATGAAATGAAACCTATGGTTGCGGCATACCACAATGATGTACACGGTGGAAATGGCAAAGTTGGTATTAAAGTGACGTGTGTTACTTGTCACTTACCGCATGACAATGTCTTTGCGTATATCTTAACAAAAGCACGCAATGGTGTTATGGAAGGGGCAATTCACTTCTTTGGCAATCCAGATAACATTGATTGGCAAGCCAATCGTGCCAATCGTGCACACTTTGTTAAAGATGAAGCGTGTTATGGTTGTCATACCAACTATAAAACCAATGAAGCCATCAGTGAACAAGGTCGTAAAATGCACGCGCATTATGACAGCTTAAAAGAGACAGCAAACGAGATTAGCTGTGCTTCATGTCACGTAGAAGTAGGGCACAAAGGACTTAGAAGTATGCTCAATTACTATAAGCCTGAGTACAGTTACTACAAAGGCAAATTAGATAAGAAAAAAGAAGAGGCTGAGAAAAAATTGGCCGAAGAGATGAAAAAATAGCCTTAGTTATTCATGTGATGAATAAGATAGAAGAGTTGAGTGTTCTTTCTTGGGCACTTAACTCTTAAAAAAGGAGAGAAAATG includes the following:
- a CDS encoding bacteriohemerythrin, whose protein sequence is MNRIDVIPWDNNFNTGLTEIDAQHRKLVEIINQLAASFAFDASTINLSTVFDELIAYTHYHFSAEESIWNSYLLNEKSAIQHKHTHESFIQTLSDIIEKQQGKEIEEVAENTLDFLVQWLVSHILESDRYMAYLVFAIQDGKDYTHAKVCAQEKMSGHTRDMIDIVMEIYKILSRNTLQLMRKVTLQQKIERQLQFKEQFLQTLIHQIPDIIVMKDADGHFILANEAAAHFYGTTSEEMIGKKDIDFGVSQELSNISQIRMQQIIERGETETVYEDRENVLTGEIRHFKLIKKPIQDNDGNNHLISIAYDLTEEQKIKYSLEQRTSFLKTLIKTIPDLVWVKNPDGIYMLCNPRFEKLYGAPEEEIIGKNDYDFVSKELADFFRQQDFKAMEKGTSSFNEEWLTFVDGHKELVETTKTPMFDSKGNLLGVLGISRDITERKFIEQKLHHAAYYDSLTNLPNRLLLSDRLEQAIIHTKRHQSSMTVIYLDIDEFKEINDKYGHDIGDKVLKLYVQRLERVLREEDTLSRLGGDEFVIILQNVKETEHIKSTLNRILHVTTQPLKIEEHNLKISASLGVTFYPQNEEIDADQLLRQSDQAMYHAKQLGKNRYHIFDSNHDKAMRTHYEKIECVRKGLKNQEFILYYQPKVNMRTGNIFGVEALIRWQHHEHGFLPPGAFLPDIQSHPIIVELGTWVLEKAMQQIEDWHLQGIHLPISVNIDSMQLQQRNFMEIVQTLLQRYPNVQKGDIEFEILETSALEDVTLVSEIISQCQNLGIHFALDDFGTGYSSLTYLKRLPVKTLKIDRSFIHDILNDPEDLALIEGILELSRTFHKDVIAEGVESLMHGSVLLSMGCENAQGYAIAKPMSPEEIVEWMADWRSPKEWTDPADIL
- a CDS encoding flavocytochrome c gives rise to the protein MSQETMSRRDALKFGMMGAGAAMLAASNAMAAAPTEKDVKFDEEYDVIVIGSGFAGLAAAAKAAERGYKILILEKMGRVGGNSAINGGAFAVPMNKDQKQFGIQDSKELFIKDALKAGLGINHVEMLELIADRAQEVFDFTVKCGAKYQTGKKPTHFGGHSVARTIVTENMSGSAIIQPMAAFVEKLPGCKLLTRAKMDDFVMSNDGTTVIGVTARINYRFDNKLYSDDRDNKSGEKKVYRAKKGVVLASGGFSMDKDFRQIQDPRMTPDMDATNHDGATAGALLKAFQIGALPVHISWIQEGPWASPDERGFGVAPLLTQQGLFVKGIAVDIRNGKRFMNEMADRKTRADAEYVILREAPKAYPVAIGTYNTFDEQIFAAIDKGLQGGVMKKFDTIDALAANYKIPADALKATIAKYNEDAKNGVVDEFKKQTLADMKGKECIEMKGPFYAIRLVPKPHHTMGGLKINTKAQVISANTNKPIPGLFAAGEVTGGTHGASRLGSCAIADCLVCGFVAGENI
- a CDS encoding cytochrome c3 family protein is translated as MRNKKTLLALGFFLILGVASLVGSEVKASSPQMNITPEMKEKFPIKPHHAKLSFKCTDCHEGQGDDPENFKAIEDKGCLSCHKTKQYLADRLKFMDALHTNPHNSIHDGPKLYCDECHFEHKKSDNMCLSCHSNDVKLWMRETP
- a CDS encoding NapC/NirT family cytochrome c; protein product: MMKKLFLLIKSNILLTALVGVFIGLLCSWILYEGLHRTSDDRFCIVCHEMKPMVAAYHNDVHGGNGKVGIKVTCVTCHLPHDNVFAYILTKARNGVMEGAIHFFGNPDNIDWQANRANRAHFVKDEACYGCHTNYKTNEAISEQGRKMHAHYDSLKETANEISCASCHVEVGHKGLRSMLNYYKPEYSYYKGKLDKKKEEAEKKLAEEMKK